The stretch of DNA tattttattatCAACAATTACAAAACGACCATTCCTAGAACAGACTCCAGTGCTTCTTGTGCTCCTTGATGTGGACGGTCACTGGAACATGTTTCTCAACGATCACTGGCTTGTGGACATACACCGGGACGGGTTTCTCAACATGAACTGCGTATGGTTTTGGCACTTCAACGTATTCCTTCTTGTAGACTGGTACCTTAACCTCGACTGGGTATGGCACCGGGCGATCAACGTGGACTGGAACCTTCTTCTCGATGTAGACTGGCACATTCTTCTCAATCACAACCGGGACTTTCTTTTCAACGTGAACTGGGTATGGAACCTTCACTTCGACTGGCACGTGTTTCTCAACCTCGACTGGGTATGGAACGGGAACCTTCTTGGTGATGGTTGTATGCAAATGTTTGACTTCGTGATGACGGTGGTCATGGTGATCATCGTCGAAGCCATTAAGATCATGTCCGAGCTCCCAGAGTCCACGTTTCTCTTTCTTCGAGGACTCGTCAACTGCCGCACAGGAAGCAATGGCCACAGCCATAGACAACACAATAAACGCCTGTTGATACACAGATTGAAAATTAGTTTATTTCCAAATTGAGATGTGATGATTTTCTTACCTTCATGTTTGATTCCGTTCAGTGATTTTCAGACTGCACCTTACCGGAGAGGTTATCGCTAGTGAATGATGCATTCGAGTAGATTTGTAACGATTTTTATACGTTTGAGAGAAGAATTAAAACAGACGAAAAAATTTACTCTTGTACTCTTGAGAAATCTCGACATCATTGATGCGTAACAATTTATATGATGGCGAATTGACACATCCTGAATTATAAATCAGTAGGAATTTTATATTTCATAGATCCACATATCAATTATCTAGACTCTAGACCTATGAAGTACAGATTCAGTACAAAAAAGATATTTAGTTTCACTTTTCGATTTATTGTTAAGGCTGTGTCAATTCACCATTAtataaattgttatgaattgtTAATGATGTAGAGTTTTCTCAATAGTGCAAGAGTAAATTTTTTcgtctgttttattttttctctcaaaCGTATAAAATCGTTACAAATCTACTCGAATGCATCAATCACTAGCTAGAACCATTCCGGTAAGGTGCAGTCTAAAAATCACTGAACGGAATCAAACATGAAGGTAAGAAAATCATCACATCTTAATttggaaataaacaaattttcaatATGT from Toxorhynchites rutilus septentrionalis strain SRP chromosome 3, ASM2978413v1, whole genome shotgun sequence encodes:
- the LOC129776716 gene encoding uncharacterized protein LOC129776716, encoding MKAFIVLSMAVAIASCAAVDESSKKEKRGLWELGHDLNGFDDDHHDHRHHEVKHLHTTITKKVPVPYPVEVEKHVPVEVKVPYPVHVEKKVPVVIEKNVPVYIEKKVPVHVDRPVPYPVEVKVPVYKKEYVEVPKPYAVHVEKPVPVYVHKPVIVEKHVPVTVHIKEHKKHWSLF